The Canis lupus dingo isolate Sandy chromosome 4, ASM325472v2, whole genome shotgun sequence genome contains a region encoding:
- the CDK1 gene encoding cyclin-dependent kinase 1 translates to MEDYTKIEKIGEGTYGVVYKGRHKTTGQVVAMKKIRLESEEEGVPSTAIREISLLKELRHPNIVSLQDVLMQDSRLYLIFEFLSMDLKKYLDSIPPGQFMDSSLVKSYLYQILQGIVFCHSRRVLHRDLKPQNLLIDDKGTIKLADFGLARAFGIPIRVYTHEVVTLWYRSPEVLLGSARYSTPVDIWSIGTIFAELATKKPLFHGDSEIDQLFRIFRALGTPNNEVWPEVESLQDYKNTFPKWKPGSLASHVKNLDENGLDLLSKMLVYDPAKRISGKMALNHPYFNDLDNQIKKM, encoded by the exons ATGGAAGATTATaccaaaatagagaaaattggaGAAG GTACCTATGGAGTTGTGTATAAGGGTAGACACAAAACTACAGGTCAAGTGGTAGCCATGAAGAAAATCAGACTAGAAAGTGAAGAGGAAGGGGTTCCTAGTACTGCAATTCGGGAAATTTCTCTATTAAAAGAACTTCGTCATCCAAATATAGTCAG TCTTCAGGATGTGCTTATGCAAGATTCCAGGTTATATCTCATCTTTGAATTCCTTTCCATGGATCTCAAGAAATACTTAGATTCCATCCCTCCTGGTCAGTTCATGGATTCTTCACTTGTTAAG AGTTATTTGTACCAAATCCTACAAGGGATTGTGTTTTGCCACTCCAGAAGAGTTCTGCACAGAGACTTAAAACCTCAAAATCTATTGATTGATGACAAAGGGACAATTAAATTGGCTGATTTTGGCCTTGCCAGAGCTTTTGGAATACCTATTAGAGTATACACACATGAG GTAGTAACACTGTGGTATAGATCTCCAGAAGTATTGTTGGGGTCAGCTCGCTACTCAACTCCAGTTGACATTTGGAGTATAGGTACCATATTTGCAGAGTTAGCAACTAAGAAACCACTTTTCCATGGGGATTCAGAAATCGATCAACTCTTCAGAATTTTCAG AGCTTTGGGCACCCCCAATAATGAAGTGTGGCCAGAAGTGGAATCTTTACAGGACTATAAGAATACATTTCCCAAGTGGAAACCAGGAAGCCTGGCATCCCATGTTAAAAACTTGGATGAAAATGGCTTGGATCTGCTCTCA AAAATGTTAGTCTATGATCCTGCCAAACGAATTTCTGGCAAAATGGCATTGAATCATCCATATTTTAATGATTTGGACAATCAGATTAAGAAGATGTAG